From a region of the Methanomassiliicoccales archaeon genome:
- a CDS encoding histidinol phosphate phosphatase domain-containing protein, which yields MRAELHTHTLLSDGELLPIELARRALVKGTKTLAFTDHASLSNMERIIQEARRDAELAADWGMKVLCGVEITHVPARRIDDVVLRARKLGAEIVVIHGETISEPVERGTNLAAVKNPDVDILAHPGFITLEEAQLARDNGVVLEITSRGSHCKTNGHVARMAQQAGARMVVNTDAHAPGDLMDLATAMQIALAAGLSQQEADRALIETPQEIVKRRGRA from the coding sequence ATGAGAGCCGAACTGCACACCCACACCCTATTGAGCGACGGCGAACTGCTGCCCATCGAGCTGGCCCGCCGCGCCTTGGTCAAGGGGACCAAGACCTTGGCCTTCACCGATCACGCCTCCCTGAGCAACATGGAGCGGATCATTCAAGAAGCTCGTAGGGACGCGGAGCTGGCAGCGGATTGGGGCATGAAGGTGCTATGCGGTGTGGAGATAACCCACGTACCAGCGCGCCGCATCGACGATGTCGTCCTCCGCGCCCGAAAGCTGGGAGCGGAGATAGTGGTGATCCACGGAGAGACCATCAGCGAACCTGTGGAGAGGGGGACCAACCTGGCCGCGGTCAAGAACCCTGATGTGGACATATTGGCCCACCCCGGGTTCATCACCTTGGAGGAGGCGCAATTGGCCAGGGACAACGGTGTGGTCCTGGAGATCACCTCCAGGGGATCGCACTGCAAGACCAACGGACACGTGGCCAGAATGGCCCAGCAGGCCGGAGCGCGTATGGTGGTCAACACCGACGCTCACGCACCGGGGGACCTTATGGACCTGGCAACGGCGATGCAGATAGCCTTGGCCGCGGGACTTAGCCAGCAAGAAGCGGACCGCGCCCTGATCGAGACGCCCCAGGAGATAGTGAAGAGGAGGGGTCGCGCCTGA
- a CDS encoding S-methyl-5'-thioadenosine phosphorylase yields the protein MKARIGIIGGTGVYDPEMFELKETVRPHTPYGAASDEIQIGELKGVPVAFLPRHGRGHIIPPHMINYRANIYALKQLGVERVISPCAVGSLQEEYKPGEIAIIDQFIDLTKSRDYTFFDGPRTVHVGAADPFCPEVGSLFVKEAKKAKIPCHDAGTYVCIEGPRFSTRAESRMYRAFADVIGMTLAPECALAIEMEMCYTSLAMITDYDVWADHPVDTATILKTMADNMDKIRTLLANTLPKIPVERKKCQCGNVLEAAGA from the coding sequence ATGAAGGCCAGGATAGGGATCATCGGCGGTACTGGGGTATACGACCCCGAGATGTTCGAGTTGAAGGAGACCGTGCGTCCGCATACCCCCTACGGGGCGGCTTCGGACGAGATACAGATCGGTGAGCTGAAGGGGGTTCCCGTCGCCTTCCTGCCCCGGCACGGTCGCGGGCACATCATCCCTCCGCACATGATCAACTATCGCGCCAATATCTATGCATTGAAGCAATTGGGCGTGGAGAGGGTGATATCCCCTTGCGCCGTCGGGTCCCTGCAGGAAGAGTACAAGCCAGGGGAGATCGCCATCATCGACCAGTTCATCGATCTCACCAAGAGCCGCGATTATACCTTCTTCGATGGGCCAAGGACGGTGCACGTAGGGGCGGCCGACCCCTTCTGCCCCGAGGTCGGCTCCCTTTTCGTTAAGGAGGCCAAGAAGGCCAAGATACCTTGCCATGATGCGGGAACCTACGTGTGCATCGAAGGCCCACGATTCTCCACCAGAGCGGAGAGCAGGATGTACCGGGCGTTCGCCGACGTGATCGGAATGACATTGGCGCCCGAATGCGCACTTGCCATAGAGATGGAGATGTGCTACACGAGCTTGGCCATGATCACCGATTACGACGTGTGGGCGGACCACCCCGTGGATACCGCCACCATCCTGAAGACCATGGCGGACAACATGGACAAGATCAGGACACTTCTGGCGAACACCTTGCCGAAGATACCGGTGGAGAGGAAGAAGTGCCAGTGCGGGAACGTGCTGGAAGCGGCGGGCGCCTGA
- a CDS encoding flavin reductase family protein, which produces MLEKNEVNPIWACRAFPAFPVVLAAVGDGNGNNNVLTIALVHMFSFNPPVLGIGVSPARHSFELMESSDDFSINIPGKDLVEEVLYCGQRSGREVDKFEDCGFVASPGKKIKSPTIAECMVNLECIKRQRIDAGDHIWYLGEVVHAEMAKDADREKSLMYWSGEFRVLGDVIRRR; this is translated from the coding sequence ATGTTGGAGAAGAACGAGGTTAACCCTATATGGGCCTGTCGGGCCTTTCCAGCCTTCCCCGTGGTATTGGCCGCGGTCGGCGACGGTAACGGTAACAATAATGTTCTGACCATAGCGCTGGTGCACATGTTCTCCTTCAACCCTCCCGTACTGGGCATAGGTGTCTCCCCGGCACGGCACAGCTTCGAGTTGATGGAGTCGAGCGATGATTTCTCCATCAACATACCTGGAAAGGATCTCGTGGAGGAGGTCCTTTATTGCGGGCAACGTTCCGGGCGAGAGGTGGACAAGTTCGAGGACTGCGGTTTCGTGGCCTCTCCTGGCAAGAAGATCAAGTCTCCGACCATCGCGGAATGCATGGTCAACCTGGAATGCATCAAGCGGCAGAGGATCGACGCCGGGGACCATATATGGTATCTGGGCGAGGTCGTGCACGCCGAAATGGCCAAGGATGCCGACCGGGAGAAATCCCTCATGTACTGGTCCGGTGAGTTCCGGGTCCTGGGCGATGTCATCCGCCGCCGTTAA
- a CDS encoding DNA-deoxyinosine glycosylase: MPVSGDDASEGLDHRVGLPLIIGDGPKVLILGTIPSVLSDRKQEYYGNPQNHFWRIIYQVFDSELDPVYGRRLTYLKEKEIALWDVLGECDIDKSKDHSIINPVANDLASLFRRHTSIGHVFLNGKKAYGCYERLVQKKLPPGLDGPIVATLPSSSPANAVRISEKVNAWKVVREVLEN; this comes from the coding sequence ATGCCGGTCTCAGGAGATGATGCGAGCGAGGGACTAGATCATAGGGTCGGCCTACCGCTCATAATCGGCGACGGTCCGAAGGTCCTCATCCTCGGGACCATACCAAGCGTATTGTCCGATAGGAAGCAGGAATATTATGGCAATCCTCAAAATCATTTTTGGAGGATCATCTACCAGGTGTTCGATTCGGAGCTCGATCCTGTCTATGGGAGGAGGTTGACATACCTCAAGGAAAAGGAGATCGCCCTCTGGGACGTGCTCGGTGAATGCGACATTGATAAGAGCAAGGACCACTCCATAATCAATCCGGTGGCCAATGATCTGGCTTCCTTGTTCCGGAGACATACCAGCATCGGCCATGTGTTCCTCAATGGAAAGAAGGCCTATGGGTGCTATGAAAGATTGGTACAGAAAAAGCTACCGCCGGGTCTCGATGGACCGATCGTCGCAACGCTCCCCTCATCATCGCCAGCGAACGCGGTCAGGATATCCGAAAAGGTGAATGCCTGGAAGGTCGTTCGGGAAGTCCTTGAAAACTGA
- the gcvH gene encoding glycine cleavage system protein GcvH, producing the protein MSEVPEGLHYTKDHEWTKVEGDVATVGITDHAQEELTEFVYVQLPKKGVQVKKGDVLAIVESVKNTADVYAPVSGEVVDVNAPVDDDPALINGSPYENGWLAKIKMSDPSEPGKLMDAAAYRQHIGE; encoded by the coding sequence ATGAGCGAGGTACCTGAGGGACTCCATTACACCAAGGACCACGAATGGACGAAGGTCGAGGGCGATGTTGCCACCGTGGGCATCACCGACCATGCCCAAGAGGAACTGACCGAGTTCGTTTACGTACAATTGCCCAAGAAAGGGGTCCAGGTCAAGAAGGGAGACGTTCTGGCGATCGTAGAGAGCGTCAAGAACACCGCCGACGTCTACGCTCCGGTCTCCGGCGAGGTCGTCGATGTCAACGCCCCCGTGGACGACGATCCGGCGCTCATCAATGGATCACCTTACGAAAATGGATGGCTGGCCAAAATAAAGATGTCCGACCCGTCGGAGCCCGGCAAGCTCATGGACGCCGCCGCCTACCGTCAGCACATCGGTGAGTGA
- a CDS encoding peroxiredoxin yields the protein MTTKLQVGDAAPDFEMLDQDGRTVSSKDIRGEKVLALYFYPKDFTKVCTMEAVAFRQMHEQFQAAGAEVIGVSADDVQTHKEFATEHELTFRLLSDEKNVLRKAFGAFGIGGTAARTTYVIDREWKIRLVYSSPLRSKEHAEEALRAIKAL from the coding sequence ATGACGACGAAGTTGCAGGTGGGGGACGCGGCCCCGGACTTTGAGATGCTTGACCAAGATGGAAGGACCGTGAGTTCCAAGGACATACGCGGGGAGAAGGTGCTAGCTTTGTACTTCTATCCCAAGGATTTCACCAAGGTGTGCACCATGGAGGCGGTGGCGTTCCGTCAGATGCACGAACAGTTCCAGGCCGCCGGGGCCGAGGTCATAGGCGTTTCGGCGGACGATGTCCAGACGCACAAGGAGTTCGCCACGGAGCACGAACTGACCTTCCGTCTCCTGAGCGATGAGAAGAACGTGCTGCGCAAGGCGTTCGGCGCCTTCGGCATCGGCGGTACCGCCGCTCGCACCACCTACGTCATCGATCGCGAGTGGAAGATACGTCTGGTCTACAGTTCCCCGCTGCGCTCCAAGGAGCACGCCGAGGAGGCGTTGAGGGCGATCAAGGCGCTGTGA
- the hisIE gene encoding bifunctional phosphoribosyl-AMP cyclohydrolase/phosphoribosyl-ATP diphosphatase HisIE has protein sequence MNPKFDANGLLPVIVQDHETNEVLMLAYANEEAYRKMLKTGYTHFYSRSRQQQWMKGETSGHVQEIVSIQLDCDQDTLLVRVKQTGVACHLDRMSCFDEVVYGDVDGTMAVLPELLRVVRDRRTNPVEGSYTSKLFADEDKRLKKVVEEAAEVLLAAKNHQTKEQSWEVADLIYHLMVAVEGMEIGWEDVYRKLAERRK, from the coding sequence ATGAACCCGAAGTTCGATGCCAACGGTCTGTTGCCAGTCATCGTGCAGGACCACGAGACCAACGAGGTCCTGATGCTGGCCTACGCCAACGAGGAAGCGTACCGAAAGATGCTGAAGACCGGGTACACCCATTTTTATTCCCGTTCCCGACAGCAACAGTGGATGAAAGGGGAGACCTCCGGCCATGTGCAGGAGATCGTATCGATACAGCTGGATTGCGATCAGGACACCTTGCTGGTCCGGGTGAAGCAGACCGGCGTGGCCTGCCACCTGGACCGCATGTCCTGTTTTGACGAAGTTGTCTACGGCGACGTGGATGGTACCATGGCCGTGCTGCCCGAACTGCTCAGGGTCGTTCGGGACCGGAGGACGAACCCGGTCGAAGGAAGTTACACCAGTAAACTGTTCGCCGACGAGGACAAGCGCCTGAAGAAGGTGGTGGAAGAAGCGGCCGAGGTGCTCTTGGCCGCCAAGAACCACCAGACGAAGGAGCAGTCCTGGGAGGTCGCCGACCTCATCTATCACCTGATGGTGGCAGTGGAGGGCATGGAGATCGGCTGGGAGGACGTTTATCGTAAGTTAGCGGAGAGGAGGAAATGA
- a CDS encoding flavin reductase family protein has translation MVNMDDKVDIDHMGALMSLPPAPVVLVGVGGKEINVITVGMFNVFSVRPPIVGIAVTTSRQSYKFLEENDEFTINIPGKELLEQVIICGEKSGADTDKFELTGLTPVKGKRTKAPRIAECLLNMELKKTQSFEIGDHTWYLGEIKHTDITSDYDRSKALLYRDGEYWTAGERPIKKRE, from the coding sequence ATGGTAAACATGGACGACAAGGTCGATATCGACCATATGGGCGCCTTGATGTCCCTGCCTCCGGCACCGGTGGTGCTGGTGGGGGTGGGGGGCAAGGAGATCAACGTCATCACCGTAGGAATGTTCAACGTGTTCTCGGTGCGGCCGCCGATCGTCGGCATAGCCGTCACCACCTCTCGTCAGAGCTACAAGTTCCTGGAGGAGAACGATGAGTTCACCATCAACATTCCGGGGAAGGAACTCCTGGAGCAGGTCATCATCTGTGGGGAGAAGAGCGGAGCGGACACTGACAAGTTCGAGCTCACCGGGCTCACCCCGGTCAAAGGCAAGCGTACCAAGGCTCCGCGCATAGCCGAGTGCCTGCTGAACATGGAACTGAAGAAGACACAGTCCTTCGAGATCGGGGACCACACCTGGTATTTAGGCGAGATCAAGCACACCGACATCACTTCCGATTACGATCGCAGCAAGGCGTTGCTGTATCGGGACGGGGAATATTGGACCGCTGGTGAGCGACCGATCAAGAAAAGAGAGTGA
- the pheA gene encoding prephenate dehydratase has translation MIVSFQGVKGAYSEDAVFAYDKSATTSECAEFMDLFDAVKSGRADLGMLPVENSIEGSVTTANDLLFQSDLRVVGEVMVRIRHCLIGHPDAELQDVQLVYSHPQALAQCRDLLSSHPEWQKVPAFDTAGSVRMVRERGLIEEAAIASRRAASAYGMKVLLEDVQSVQDNITRFFVLSRKGSPVAGNKTALAFTTRNQPGALFDCLKTFAVHGVNITKLESRPWRGRTWEYVFYLDLDGDVKDDKVAEALEDLRQSASCVKVFGSFLKASLPS, from the coding sequence ATGATCGTTTCGTTCCAAGGGGTCAAGGGAGCTTACAGCGAGGACGCGGTCTTCGCCTACGATAAGAGCGCCACCACCTCGGAGTGCGCCGAGTTCATGGACCTCTTCGATGCGGTGAAGAGCGGACGTGCGGACCTGGGAATGCTGCCGGTGGAAAATTCCATCGAGGGCAGCGTCACTACCGCCAACGACCTGCTGTTCCAAAGCGACCTGCGGGTGGTCGGTGAGGTCATGGTGCGGATAAGGCATTGTCTCATCGGACATCCGGACGCGGAACTGCAGGACGTTCAGCTAGTTTACAGTCACCCTCAGGCACTGGCACAATGCCGGGACCTGTTGTCCTCACACCCGGAATGGCAGAAGGTGCCGGCGTTCGACACGGCCGGATCGGTGCGAATGGTGCGGGAGCGCGGCCTCATCGAAGAGGCGGCGATCGCCAGCCGACGCGCCGCCAGCGCCTACGGCATGAAGGTATTGCTGGAGGACGTTCAGAGCGTACAGGACAACATCACCCGCTTCTTCGTGCTGTCCAGGAAAGGCTCGCCGGTAGCTGGCAACAAGACCGCCCTGGCGTTCACCACCCGGAACCAGCCTGGAGCGCTTTTCGATTGCTTGAAGACCTTCGCCGTTCACGGTGTCAACATCACCAAGTTGGAATCCCGACCATGGCGCGGAAGGACCTGGGAGTACGTGTTCTACCTGGACCTTGACGGGGATGTGAAGGACGATAAGGTGGCCGAGGCCCTGGAGGACCTGCGCCAGAGCGCTTCCTGCGTCAAGGTGTTCGGCTCGTTCCTCAAGGCGTCCTTGCCGTCGTGA
- the hypF gene encoding carbamoyltransferase HypF yields the protein MRVTVRGVVQGVGFRPTVHRLARSMGLHGYVQNNGSNVVIEIDGDPQEFISRLKAALPPLARLDDMVISEGLPDRRLKEMGFVIVPSQEGSRGVGIPNDTAVCPSCLEEMLSSGNRRYLYPFTNCTDCGARFTVIEDLPYDREKTSMRPFPMCPECQREYEDPDDRRFHHQTITCPVCGPRYYLLDAEGRRDYEDPIAKFAWGLQQGRIGVAKSWGGMHLCCSLDRLRPLREWYRRKEKPFAVMVRDLEALKRYARPTAHDLELLTSSHRPIVLVDKIENDITELVSPGLGNIGVFLPYTSMQHLLFHYLKEDALVMTSANVPGEPMVLREKDALMLGADMYLMHDREIINRCDDSVVRSFGSKTYYLRKSRGHIPSYIELPLKGTAIGVGAQEGLAGALAFDGRLYATQYIGDATSPGVLEFLDEGLKYLRRLLGAEGLNAIGMDLHPGHSARRLAKRLAEEAGIEAVEVQHHHAHAAALLVESQLPEMVVLTLDGTGYGDDGVAWGGEVLFSDLKDYRRIGHLREIPLLGGEKAVYDVRRLAFAMAELTGGGLDHFPEKDAELFRKMMPRAGTSTSFGRVLDAISYYHDICQYRSYDGEPAMKLEKWLEKAKRSDLVPTVRKGNVIDTPEMFRCMMDSSGSVADRAGSMTYAMLSGLVDIAVEAAEDEGVKHIGLSGGVSYNRPISRWSKMLVERRGLEFVCHDRTPNGDGCISTGQCAVALSRTGN from the coding sequence ATGCGCGTCACCGTGCGAGGAGTGGTCCAGGGAGTCGGTTTTCGTCCCACGGTCCACCGCCTGGCCAGATCAATGGGTTTACACGGTTACGTGCAGAACAACGGTTCCAACGTGGTCATCGAGATCGACGGGGACCCCCAGGAGTTCATTTCTCGATTGAAGGCGGCGCTGCCGCCCCTGGCCCGTTTGGATGACATGGTCATCTCTGAAGGGCTGCCCGATCGGCGTTTGAAGGAGATGGGTTTCGTCATCGTGCCTAGCCAGGAAGGGTCGAGGGGAGTTGGTATCCCCAACGACACGGCGGTCTGTCCATCCTGTCTCGAAGAGATGCTTAGTTCGGGGAACAGGCGTTACCTTTATCCGTTCACCAACTGCACTGATTGTGGTGCACGATTCACGGTCATCGAGGACCTTCCGTACGACCGGGAGAAGACCTCCATGCGACCGTTCCCCATGTGCCCGGAATGCCAGCGGGAATATGAGGACCCGGATGACAGACGCTTCCATCATCAGACCATCACCTGCCCGGTCTGTGGTCCCCGCTATTACCTTCTGGACGCGGAAGGGCGCAGGGACTACGAGGACCCCATAGCCAAGTTCGCCTGGGGATTACAACAGGGAAGGATCGGAGTGGCCAAGAGCTGGGGAGGCATGCATCTATGCTGTTCCCTGGACCGTTTGCGACCTCTGAGAGAATGGTATCGGAGGAAAGAGAAACCTTTCGCCGTAATGGTGCGGGACCTGGAAGCGCTCAAGCGATACGCCCGGCCTACCGCTCATGATCTGGAGCTGCTCACATCCAGCCATAGGCCGATAGTGCTGGTGGACAAGATAGAGAACGATATCACGGAACTGGTATCGCCTGGACTGGGGAACATCGGCGTATTCCTTCCCTACACCTCCATGCAGCACCTGCTGTTCCATTACCTGAAGGAGGACGCCTTGGTGATGACATCGGCCAACGTTCCCGGGGAGCCGATGGTGCTGCGGGAGAAGGACGCATTGATGCTGGGAGCGGACATGTATCTGATGCATGACCGGGAGATCATCAACCGCTGCGACGATTCGGTGGTGCGTTCATTCGGGAGCAAGACCTACTATCTGCGCAAGTCCAGAGGACATATCCCCAGTTACATAGAGCTTCCATTGAAGGGAACGGCCATCGGCGTGGGTGCCCAGGAAGGACTGGCCGGCGCTTTGGCCTTCGATGGCCGCCTTTACGCCACCCAGTACATCGGCGATGCCACCTCGCCCGGGGTGCTGGAATTCCTGGATGAGGGCTTGAAGTACCTGAGGCGATTGCTGGGAGCGGAGGGACTGAACGCCATCGGCATGGACCTTCATCCCGGACACTCCGCTCGGAGGCTGGCCAAGAGGTTGGCCGAGGAGGCTGGGATAGAGGCGGTGGAGGTTCAGCATCACCACGCCCACGCCGCCGCCCTGCTCGTCGAATCACAGCTGCCGGAGATGGTGGTCCTGACCCTGGATGGCACGGGATACGGCGATGACGGTGTGGCCTGGGGAGGGGAAGTGCTCTTCTCGGACCTCAAGGATTACCGGCGCATCGGACACCTGAGGGAGATACCGCTGTTGGGCGGCGAGAAGGCCGTCTATGACGTCCGGAGATTGGCCTTCGCCATGGCCGAGCTTACCGGAGGGGGACTGGACCACTTCCCGGAGAAGGACGCCGAACTGTTCCGTAAGATGATGCCCCGGGCCGGTACCAGCACTTCGTTCGGCCGGGTCCTGGACGCCATCTCATATTATCACGACATATGCCAGTATCGCAGCTACGACGGCGAACCGGCCATGAAGCTGGAGAAGTGGCTGGAGAAGGCGAAGCGGTCGGACCTGGTGCCGACCGTCCGCAAGGGAAACGTCATCGACACACCGGAGATGTTCCGCTGCATGATGGATTCGTCCGGTTCCGTCGCCGATAGGGCGGGAAGCATGACCTATGCCATGCTCTCTGGACTGGTGGACATCGCCGTCGAGGCGGCCGAGGACGAAGGGGTAAAGCACATCGGTCTGAGCGGTGGCGTCAGCTACAATCGTCCCATCTCCCGCTGGAGCAAGATGCTCGTTGAAAGACGGGGCCTGGAGTTCGTCTGCCACGATCGTACCCCCAACGGGGACGGATGCATTTCCACGGGACAATGCGCGGTAGCGCTTTCGAGGACCGGGAACTGA
- a CDS encoding aspartate kinase, producing the protein MKVLKFGGSSLKTGESMRQVAGIIVAEKEKKAVVLSAVSGVTEMLVQFISCTHTEEDVDSFMKAVSKVHTDLVDDALTTEKCQAQAVEELVAKLVKLERMLYGSCYIEEVNPRIRDYVQCFGERLSVIIVAALLNEMGMKAKPVDADELGIITDGEYGTAMVNMEATRSTIRPKLMKGLQDGVTPVITGFFGRAPEGSVTVFGRNGSDYSAAAVANAMGASVLEIWKDVDGFMSVDPKIVPSARSIPQLSYDEAAELAYFGAKVVHPMTMEPARSGNIEIRVKNVFRPEAPGTAIKDSGKNGDRSIKSISCMKNLSLVKVFGEGTGYKLGVLADIASLLREAEVNIYSVVTSLTCIALLVDKKDVAKAQKVLTEGGVTRMETHANFALMCIVGEGLGHHKGLASRVFNAVAKENVNVGLISAGASLVAYHFTVDEADLEKATRAVHEELFGC; encoded by the coding sequence CTGAAGGTCCTCAAGTTCGGCGGGTCCTCGCTGAAGACCGGGGAGTCCATGCGCCAGGTGGCCGGCATCATCGTCGCGGAGAAGGAGAAGAAGGCCGTCGTTCTGAGCGCCGTCTCCGGCGTCACCGAGATGCTGGTGCAGTTCATCTCCTGTACCCATACCGAGGAGGACGTGGATTCCTTCATGAAGGCCGTCAGCAAGGTGCACACCGATCTGGTCGACGATGCCCTTACCACTGAGAAGTGCCAGGCCCAGGCCGTGGAAGAGCTGGTGGCAAAGCTGGTCAAGCTAGAACGTATGCTCTACGGCTCCTGCTACATCGAGGAGGTGAACCCTCGCATCCGTGATTACGTGCAATGCTTCGGGGAACGCCTGTCCGTCATCATCGTGGCCGCCCTGCTCAACGAAATGGGCATGAAGGCCAAGCCCGTGGACGCGGATGAACTGGGCATCATCACCGATGGTGAGTACGGGACCGCCATGGTGAACATGGAGGCCACGCGTTCGACCATACGCCCCAAGCTCATGAAGGGGCTGCAGGATGGTGTGACGCCGGTCATCACCGGGTTCTTCGGCAGAGCGCCGGAAGGCAGCGTCACCGTCTTCGGTCGCAACGGCAGCGATTACAGCGCCGCCGCCGTCGCCAATGCCATGGGCGCTTCCGTGCTGGAGATATGGAAGGACGTGGACGGGTTCATGAGCGTGGACCCCAAGATCGTTCCCTCCGCCCGATCGATACCGCAGTTGAGCTACGACGAAGCGGCGGAACTGGCTTACTTCGGTGCCAAGGTCGTCCACCCCATGACCATGGAACCGGCCCGTTCGGGCAACATCGAGATACGGGTGAAGAACGTCTTCCGTCCGGAAGCGCCGGGAACGGCCATCAAGGATTCCGGAAAGAACGGCGATCGGAGCATCAAGTCCATCTCCTGTATGAAGAACCTCTCTTTGGTCAAGGTCTTCGGCGAAGGCACTGGCTACAAGCTAGGCGTACTGGCGGACATCGCCTCCTTGCTCCGGGAAGCGGAGGTCAACATATACAGCGTGGTCACGTCGCTGACCTGCATCGCGCTGCTGGTGGACAAGAAGGACGTGGCCAAGGCCCAGAAGGTGCTGACCGAGGGAGGCGTCACCCGCATGGAGACGCACGCCAATTTCGCCCTGATGTGCATCGTCGGCGAAGGTCTGGGCCACCATAAGGGATTGGCCTCCAGGGTCTTCAATGCCGTGGCCAAGGAGAACGTGAACGTCGGACTTATCTCCGCCGGCGCTTCACTGGTCGCCTACCACTTCACCGTGGACGAGGCGGACCTGGAAAAGGCCACCAGGGCGGTGCACGAAGAACTTTTCGGGTGCTGA
- a CDS encoding imidazoleglycerol-phosphate dehydratase, producing the protein MDRKAEVVRKTRETEVRLKLDLDGKGETKVECEEQFLCHMLETLGRYANFDLTISAEGDDEHHLVEDVAIVLGKTLRQCLGDSPIERMASSLVPMDDALVQVAVDIIERPYADIDCPDTLYTHFFRSFAMSSGITLHVMIIRGSDEHHIIEATFKALGKALRSAVRPRGSELSTKDRPKVSGK; encoded by the coding sequence ATGGACAGGAAAGCCGAAGTGGTTCGCAAGACACGGGAGACCGAGGTGCGCCTCAAGCTGGACCTGGATGGCAAGGGCGAGACGAAGGTGGAGTGCGAGGAACAGTTCCTGTGCCATATGCTGGAGACCCTAGGGCGATATGCCAATTTCGATCTGACGATCAGCGCCGAGGGCGATGACGAGCACCACCTGGTGGAGGACGTGGCCATCGTGCTCGGGAAGACCCTGAGGCAATGTCTGGGCGATAGCCCCATCGAGCGGATGGCCTCCTCACTGGTCCCCATGGACGATGCCCTGGTCCAGGTGGCGGTGGACATAATCGAGCGGCCGTACGCGGACATCGATTGCCCCGACACGCTCTACACTCACTTCTTTCGCAGCTTCGCCATGTCCTCGGGCATAACCTTGCACGTGATGATCATACGGGGCAGCGACGAACACCACATCATCGAGGCCACCTTCAAGGCCCTGGGCAAAGCTCTGCGATCGGCGGTTAGGCCGAGGGGCAGCGAGCTGAGCACCAAGGACCGGCCTAAGGTGAGCGGAAAATGA
- the hisF gene encoding imidazole glycerol phosphate synthase subunit HisF — MSLTKRIIPCLDVRNGTVVKGVKFLDLKDVGYPPELASAYEKQGADEIVFLDISASAEGRRTLLDIVEETAKQLFVPLTVGGGIREKSDMRAALNAGADKVSMNTVAVQQPEIISECAKDFGSQCVVVAIDAKRQGGSWTVYTHGGRKNADLDMLQWAREVEDRGAGEILLTSMDADGTKDGYDIAMTKAVAEAVNIPVIASGGCGSPEHILEVLQQTKAEAALAASIFHYGQCTVKDVKQYLREKGVEVR; from the coding sequence ATGAGTTTGACCAAGAGGATCATTCCCTGTCTGGACGTGAGGAACGGCACTGTGGTCAAGGGCGTCAAGTTCCTGGACCTGAAGGATGTGGGCTACCCACCGGAACTGGCCTCGGCGTACGAGAAGCAGGGAGCGGACGAGATCGTCTTCCTGGACATCTCTGCCAGCGCCGAAGGGAGACGCACTCTGCTTGATATCGTCGAGGAGACGGCCAAACAGCTCTTCGTCCCGCTGACCGTCGGTGGCGGTATTCGTGAGAAGAGCGACATGCGGGCCGCGCTTAACGCCGGGGCGGACAAGGTCTCGATGAACACGGTGGCGGTGCAGCAGCCGGAGATCATCTCCGAATGCGCCAAGGACTTCGGCAGCCAGTGCGTCGTCGTTGCCATAGACGCCAAACGCCAGGGGGGCTCCTGGACGGTCTATACCCACGGCGGAAGGAAGAACGCCGATCTGGACATGCTGCAGTGGGCCAGAGAGGTAGAGGACCGCGGCGCCGGAGAGATACTCCTGACCAGCATGGACGCCGATGGTACCAAGGACGGTTACGACATCGCCATGACCAAGGCGGTGGCCGAAGCGGTGAACATCCCGGTCATAGCCTCTGGAGGATGCGGTTCCCCGGAGCACATTCTAGAGGTATTACAGCAGACCAAGGCCGAGGCGGCCTTGGCTGCGTCCATATTCCACTACGGGCAGTGCACCGTAAAGGACGTCAAACAATATCTGAGGGAAAAAGGGGTGGAAGTGAGATGA